caggggggctgggagccaggatgcctgggttctctcctcggctatgggcagggagggggctggtgggttagagccgagggggctgggagccaggactcctgggttctctcccggctctgggaggggagcgggggaactggtgggttagagtggggggggctgggagccaggactccgggtTTTCAATCccggctgggggagggcagaaggGGTCCGGTCCTCTATCCACCTCCTCCTTGTGCTGAGTGTCTGTggcccctccctcctttctctgtttttatttattttttctctcttttcctgttTTTCCGCCTTTTTTGTTTCCCTTGGTTTTCTCCGTCTCTCCCTCCTTCGCTCCtgtctcctgcctcctccccctaaGATCGACGGATCCTCTGTGGATGTTCATATTAATATGGAACAGGCGCCCATACAGGTACTGGAGGGGGGTGGGCATTGGGGGCGCAGGGGTGAAAGGTCAgcgggggttgggggcaggggggattcTGGGAAGGGTTAGAGAATtggcagagcacagggctggtTCTGGGTCTGAACCAGTGAAATTCCCTCCCGGAAATCGTCTTTGGGGGCTAAAGGGGACAGAAAACAGCTGAGTGGGCCCATTTACTGATTCTGGGGTTACTCAttgaggggtggggcaggcaagGCCCATGGATCTCATCCAGGAGGCGGGAGTCCCAGGCTGGTCGGGCCTGGGGGGTGTCCTGGGGGCTCTGGGTCCTGTTCTGGATTGACCCTTGGTCTGGGGGCCCCGTGGTGGCTGggcccaggtgtgtgtgtgtgtgtgtgtgtgtgtgtgtcccgtgGTGGCTGggcccaggtgtgtgtgtgtgtcccgtgGTGGCtgggcctgtgtgtgtgtctcgtGTGTCCCTGGCTGGCCGGGCCCCGGGATCTGGTCCGGGTTAGTACCAGGCTGTCCTCTTGGGAGCTCCACTCCCAGGCCCagccctgacccagccctgccctgttgTTCCAGAGTGAGCCCCGCGTCCGCCTGGTGATGGCACAGCACATGCTCCGAGACGTGCAGGGCATCCTGGGCCGGCTGGAGGTGAGTGCCGTGGGGCTGAGGcccggtgggggggagggagcgggagtGCCATGGGGCTGAGGCtccactcggggggggggaggggagtcccaGGCTCTGAGCCCagtgtgtctctttctctctctctctagggtcGCACCAATGGGCAGCCGCAGCCCACGCCAGAGAATGCCCCCTTGGCCCCCGACGAGTCGCTGCCCTCCACCAGCCCCGGCCAGCGGGAGCCAATGGAGGCAGCTGATTCGGAGCCCCCAGCCGCGCCCGGCGAGGAGAACCCCCAGCCTGGGCCGGAGCCGCCCCCAGCTGCCGAAGGGGCCCCCAAGTGAGGACAGGGCTGagcgggtggggtggggagcggggccCTGGCGCCCACTGAGCCCTGTCTCCGGTCTCCCTGCAGCCACCCGGCGCCGGCTGAGTACGTGGAGGTGCTGCTGGAGCTGCGCAGGGTGGAGGAGCAGCTACAGCCCTTCCTGCAGCGATACCAGGAGATCCTGGCCATGGCCAGCACCACTGACTACAACAACAATGTAAGGGCTAGttaaccccccccagccccgggcaGTGAGAATGGGATGTGCCAGGCCCACCCCTGTCCCAGGGAGAATGGGATGTTCTGAACACCCCCCTCCCTGAGATTGGGATGGTCCAAGTCTCCCCCTGTCCCTTCAGAATGGGATGTTTGGAACATTCCCTCCAACGCTGTGAGATTGGGATGGTCCAAatctcttctctgccccccacccctgtcctggtGATAATGGgatggtccaaattctgctctcccccCCAATCTATGAAAGGGTGGTAGGATCCAAATCCCCGCTCCCCACAAGTCAGTTCTAACCCTTGGGTATGGTccaggctcctgccccagctgtcAGGCCTTTGATTGGCTAGAAGCCGAGCAGCTCAGAGCATAATGGTTTGCACCATGCAAAGGGGTGGTGATTATTTTGGCTCTGAGATGGGTGATACCAtgaagaggagaatggggactCTGAGCTGGGCTGTACCATGGATAGgatggcagagggtggggaggtgggTGATACCATGGGCGGCACTGTGGGGGCTGACCGTGCCCCCTGTGTTGGCAGACGGAGGGGCGCGAGGAAGACCAGCGCATCATCAACCTGGTGGGGGAGTCCATGCGCCTACTGGGGAACACGTTCGTGGCCCTGTCTGACCTGCGCTGCAACCTGTCCTGCAGCGCCCCCCGCCACCTCCACGTGGTCCGGCCCATGTCCCACTACGCTGCCCCCATGGTGCTGCAGCAGGCTGCCATCCCCATACaggtgagctggggtgcaggacccaggcgtccgggacgcTGCCCGCCCCTGAGGGGCCTCGGAGCTCTTAGGGAGGGAGGATGGATCCAGGTTTCTGGACTAACCCCACCTGGGGGCTCCCGGGGAGTCAGGTGTCTGGGATGATACCCCTAGAGGGGCTTACAGCCCCTGTGGAGGGGGATGGACTCAGGGCCCGGGATGACATGTCTCGGTAGGGTCACagctccagggagggaggggatggacccaggcatccgggatGGGCCCCCCTAACTTCTCATCTGTCCACAGATCAACGTTGGGACCACAGTGACCATGACGGGGAACGGTGCAcgcccctcccagcctggctctgagggacctgcccccactcagccctcCCCCCcgatcctggctggagcccccagCCCCGGGGAGCCAGGCCGGGGCCCAGAGAGCCAGCTGGGGCCTGGGGCGGCCCCAACTCAGACCCAAGGCTCCCAGACCAGCCACCCCCGGGTCATCCGCATCTCCCACCAGACCGTCGAGCCCGTTGTCATGATGCACATGAACATACAGGGTGAGTGGGAGACCCCCgaggggcggggaatggggcaggggcactgACTGGCTTGGGGCGGCGGAGGCCCTGTCCCCCCGGAGGGCACTGGCTGGTTCGGAGGGTGGGAATGGGGCGCAGGGGCCCTGTCCCCCCTGGAGGACATTGGCTGGCTCGGGGGGAaagagggggttggggcaggggccgTTCcgctccaggactcctgggttcgatcCTGGGTCAATCATCTTGTTTCTTATCCTCAGATTCTGGGTCTCAGGCACCAGGGGGCGGCTCTGGGGGCACCGTTTCCATGGGCACTGCTGGACCAGCCGGGCATGGCCCGGGCATAGGTGAGATGTGCCCAGCcttagagcccagggctgggctagcaggggctgtgggttgggagtgaggggcggggatggggcctggggggcagggctggacagggggacgggcagggctggagctgttgtgGCAGCTTCCCAGTAGGAGGCGCTGCGCTGACGCCGCCTGGTGACTCggctgtctccctccccccagcaggaggcgctgcgcacgttcccctgcccagcctgcccccGGAGCTGATGCAGGCGGTGGCTCAccagatcacccagcaggccatggCGGCCGCGGCTTCAGCCGCCACAGGTGGGTGTGGCCAATGGGGGGCAGTGAAGGGCCGCTCTGCCCGAGAGGTGGCTGCGTTCCCACCCTGGCGGCTCGTTGTAACCCGGTTCCTTCCTGTGCCGCAGGCCAGCAGGTCCCTGGCTTCCAGTCAGCCCCAACGCGCGTGGTGATCGCCCGGCCCTCAGCCCCATCCGCCCGGCCCACCCACCCGGGGGCCCCCCAGGCACCAGGACCCGTGGTGAGAGCCCAGcgaatggggcatggggcctgtccccACTACAGGGATTGGTTGGCTTGGGGCGGGGACTTGCTGTttaaggggggtggggaatggggcaggggcttgttccctctagggggtgccagctcccagccggccccagggcagggactggctggctccgggGCGGAGAGTGGGGCAGAGTCTCTTCCCCGTTAAGGGGCACTGGCTCAGAGATAActtctgtctcttcccccccccccaggtccccGGCATAGGGGGCAATGCCTCCCTGGCACAGATGATCAGTGGGCTCCTTGGACAGCTGCTGATGCAGCCGGTTCTTGTGGGTAAGTCTCTGCCCCACATGTCTCctttggggtgggatggggggcaggaaaCTGGGGCCGGGGGGGTGTGTGTCTTTTCTCACCCGTTGTCTTGCACCATAGGGGTTCGGAGAGCCTTTGGCGGTGTGAGGTGCTGGGGTCATGGGTGGGGCAgcatgtgtgtgcgggggggttaTTTCGGGGGATTAAGAGAGGATTATGGGAGGGGACGGTGGAGTGGGTAGGGAGAGATTGAGGGGTTAGGCAGGGGGCATTATGGGAAGGTTTGGGGTGAATGGGGATGActgggaaggggaagggcagggccttCTATGCTAATTTTGCTCCTCCCAGCTCAGGGCAGCGGTTCATCTTCGgtgtcatcttcctcctcctcctccacctccaccaCCTCGTCGGCCTCCTTCCCGGCCCCGGCCTCCCCGCCCACGGCCTCAGCCAGCGCCGCCACCACCAACACTGCCACCACGGCGGCGGGGAGCAGCTCTGCCGGGGCGCCAGGGGGCCCCgtgccctctgcctcctcctcggCCCAGCCGCCCCCGCCCACTGACGATCTCCACTTCTCCCAGCTCCTGGGCAACCTGCTGGGGGCGACGGGCCCGGGCGTGGCTGGCGTGGGCTCCCCCACCATCACCGTGGCCATGCCTGGCATGCCCGCCTTCCTGCAGGGCATGACAGACTTCCTGCAGGTGAGCACTGCCCACCCCATGGCATTCTGGGTAAGGCCAGACTTCCCCCTATGTCCTTGACTGGAGAGCCTGCCCAAGCCGTCCTTGACTACTGTGTCTTTCTGTTGTCCAGGCCACGCAGATGGGGGCCGCCCCCCCCACAGGTGCCAGAACaggctccaccccctgcccctccccctcctccgcaGCCAGAggcccctccagcccctgccctgcccctgatgTCTGAGCGGGTGTCAGGCAGcgagcgggggcggggccgcCCCCCTGGGGGCCCCGAGGCCCTGACCCCCGAGTTCTTCATCAGCGTGGTGCAGGGAGTGCTGTCGTCCATGATGGGCTCGCTGAACGCCCAGCAGGGCAGCACCGAGAGCATCGCCAGCTTCATCCAGCGCCTCAGCGGTACCAGCAACCTCTTTGAGCCGGGCACGGAGGGCGCCATCGGTGAGCCACGCCCCCTCTGGGCGGCCgggccccgccccttccggcaGCCACATCCCCTCTGGGTGGCTGGGCCCCATCTgttcccacagccccacccctctgggcggccgggccccgccccttctggcaGCCACGCCCCCTCTGGGCGGCCGGGCCCCTTCTGGCAGCCAAGCCCCACCCCTCTTGGGCTGctgggccccgccccttctggcaGCCATGTCCCCTCTGGGCGGccgggccccgccccttctggcaGCCACGCCCCCTCTGGGCGGCCGGGCCCCATCTGTTCCACAGCCACGCCCCCTCTGGGCTGCTgggccccgccccttccggcaGCCACGCCCCCTCTGGGCTGCTGGGACCCGCCCCTTCTGGCAGCCACGCCCCCTCTGggctgctgggccctgccccttccGGCAGCCACGCCCCCTCTGGGCGGCTGAGCCCTGTCTGttgccacagccccacccctctgggcTGCCGGGCCCCGCTCCTTCCGGCAGCCACGCCCCCTCTGGGCTGCTGGGCCGTTTCCACAGCCACGCCCCCTCTGGgtggcctggccccgccccttccagtgGCTCCACCCCCTctgggctgctgccccccccgATCCTTCTGgcggccctgccccctctggctGCCTGGCCCCGCCTCTGCTGCCTGGTCCCGTCCcttccagcagccccaccccctctgggctgctgggccctgccccttcctgggggCTGTGCCCCTTCTGGCCAGTCCCCCACCATCCTGTCAGGCCACATTTCTCTTGGCTTCCCTCgccccctcctgcctggcccccctGCCAGGCCCGGCCCCCCGGGGGTGTCCCGCTGCCCCATTGCCCCCGTCTGTTCCCAGGCTTCTTCGGGGACCTGCTCTCGCTGATCTGCCAGAATTTCTCCATGGTGGACGTGGTGATGCTGCTCCACGGGCAGTTCCAGCCGCTGCAGCGCGTCCAGCCCCAGCTGCGCCGCTTCTTCCACCAGGAGTACCTGGGGGGGCGGGAGCCCTCGGACCACAACGTGCGGGTGAGGGGCCCCCCGAATCCCCCACTCCTTCCACCAGGAGTACCTGGGGGGGCGGGAGCCCTCGGACCACAACGTGCGGGTGAAGAGCCCCCCGAATCCCCCACTCCTTCCACCAGGGGGGCATCcaacccctgctgagccccccaaacATCCATGAGCCCCTCGACCCCTGCTCCTTGTGGCCCccactcctgacccccagcctggctgtccccctttctcccctcctaaactgtgtttgctcccccaggtggCCACCCACAGcctgatcactggcctgcaggaaTACATCCGCGAGAGCTTTGTGAGTGTcccccctgggctgggggggcccgttctcccctcagctccctggctgtggggggggccCCACCCTCACCggctgtgggggttggggggggggctgttctcCTTTCACCTCCCACCGGCTGCGGGCAGAGGGGGGCcctgctttcccctcaccccaccccccagctgcgggggggggcCCACTCTTACCAGCTGCAGGCTGGGGCTGTTCTCCCTTCACTCCCCCATTGGCTGGGGGgggccctgctctcccctcaccccactctcaccggctgcaggctggggctgttctcccttcacccccccccattggctggggggggccctgctctcccctcaccccactctcaccggctgcaggctggggctgttctcccttcacccccccattggctggggggggccctgctctcccctcaccccactctcaccggctgcaggctggggctgttctcccttcaccccttcccccccggcTGCGGGGGGCCCcactctccccactcccagtggCTGTGTGCTGGGGGAAGCTCCACTCTCCCCCATTCCATTCAGAGGTGGCCTGAGGACAATGGGGGGCCGACGGAACAGCCCCCCCAGTAATGGTGTGTGAGGGGcttcccgggggtggggggtccccAGTGTCTCATtgctgctccccccgccccccaggcctCGGtgcgggtgcaggatggggtcgACATCACCCGGACCAATCTGGAGTTCCTGCAGGAGCATTTCAGCCGCATCGCCACCCACATCCTGCGCTGCGCTGGTGAGGGGGCTCACGGGGGGCCAGGGAGGGTGTCGCAGGGGAggtccctggggctggggagggggtttctGGGGGGGGTGTCGCGAGGGAGgtccctggggctgggaagggggttactggggggaggctgggggggtgTCGCGAGGGAGGTCCCTGAGGCTGGGGGAGGTTCTGGGGGAGTGTCCCAGGGGAGGTCCCTgaggctgggggctgagggggggtgtCGCATGGGGGGTTTCTTGGGGGTTCTCGGAGGTTACAGGCCTGGCTCTaatgcccccccccgcccccagacccCACCTTCGGGTGccggctgctggagctgtgtaACCAGGGCCTGTTCGAGTGCTTGGCGCTGAACCTGTACTGCCTGCGGGGGGAGCGGGGCGCCCTGACCGCCGTCATCAACGACCGCATCGTGAGTGCCTAGGCCCCCCCAGGGCCCCGGCCAGGATCGTGTACCTGCACTGGCACGGGGGTGctgatggggaagggggggatgtggggggttgtGCTGGCCAGCAGGGGCGGTGGCAGCGCTGTGTGGCTTGGGGGTGCGGGTAGTACTGGCCGGCAGGGTGTTCTGGGGGGTGACACtgcccccccccgtcccccagcAGCGGCTCTCGGCGGACGTGAACCCCTCCCTGGTGAGCTGGCTgacggggggagttggggggcggtgCCGGCTGGGGTGGGTTCCAGGGGGTAACACTGACCCCCCGTCCCCCAGCAGCGGCTCTCGGCGGACGTGAACCCCTCCCTGGTGAGCTGGCTGACGGGGGGAGTTGGGGGTCGgtgccggctgggggggctccggGGGTAACACTGACCCCCCTGTCCCCCAGCGGCGGCTCTCGGCGGACGTGAACCCCTCGCTGGTGAGCTGGCTGCCAGGGGGAGTTGGGGGGCCGGTGGTACTGGCCGGCGGGGTGTTCCGGGGGGTGACGCTGCCCCCCCGTCCCCCAGCAGCGGCTCTTGGCGGACGTGAACCCCTCGCTGGTGAGCTGCTgacggggggagttggggggcggtgCCGGCTGGGGGGGGCTCCGGGGGTAACACTGACCCCCCTGTCCCCCAGCGGCGGCTCTCGGCGGACGTGAACCCCTCGCT
Above is a window of Gopherus evgoodei ecotype Sinaloan lineage unplaced genomic scaffold, rGopEvg1_v1.p scaffold_210_arrow_ctg1, whole genome shotgun sequence DNA encoding:
- the LOC115640140 gene encoding large proline-rich protein BAG6-like — protein: MAEAENLEVMVKTLDSQTRTFTVEAEVTVKEFKEHIAGSVNIPAEKQRLIYQGRVLQDDKKLKEYNVGGKVIHLVERAPPQAQSPSSGGPSGASSASAPHNGIGGRGAGATVHDRNANSYVMVGTFNLPVSIMDPQPPSQIDGSSVDVHINMEQAPIQSEPRVRLVMAQHMLRDVQGILGRLEGRTNGQPQPTPENAPLAPDESLPSTSPGQREPMEAADSEPPAAPGEENPQPGPEPPPAAEGAPNHPAPAEYVEVLLELRRVEEQLQPFLQRYQEILAMASTTDYNNNTEGREEDQRIINLVGESMRLLGNTFVALSDLRCNLSCSAPRHLHVVRPMSHYAAPMVLQQAAIPIQINVGTTVTMTGNGARPSQPGSEGPAPTQPSPPILAGAPSPGEPGRGPESQLGPGAAPTQTQGSQTSHPRVIRISHQTVEPVVMMHMNIQDSGSQAPGGGSGGTVSMGTAGPAGHGPGIAGGAAHVPLPSLPPELMQAVAHQITQQAMAAAASAATGQQVPGFQSAPTRVVIARPSAPSARPTHPGAPQAPGPVPGIGGNASLAQMISGLLGQLLMQPVLVAQGSGSSSVSSSSSSSTSTTSSASFPAPASPPTASASAATTNTATTAAGSSSAGAPGGPVPSASSSAQPPPPTDDLHFSQLLGNLLGATGPGVAGVGSPTITVAMPGMPAFLQGMTDFLQVPEQAPPPAPPPPPQPEAPPAPALPLMSERVSGSERGRGRPPGGPEALTPEFFISVVQGVLSSMMGSLNAQQGSTESIASFIQRLSGTSNLFEPGTEGAIGFFGDLLSLICQNFSMVDVVMLLHGQFQPLQRVQPQLRRFFHQEYLGGREPSDHNVRVATHSLITGLQEYIRESFASVRVQDGVDITRTNLEFLQEHFSRIATHILRCADPTFGCRLLELCNQGLFECLALNLYCLRGERGALTAVINDRIRRLSADVNPSLVSWLTAMMGLRLQVVLEHMPVTEEQVLPYVRRVGEAPQPAPDEPMELQAAEQLPEAAQRDSAASPAPATTAEEALAQCPEPEPRELPGEPAPDAEPWAAAVPPEWVPIIREDIQTQRRGKQQPPLSDAYLTGMPAKRRKTMRGDGPQLLLSEAVSRAAKATGAKPLGGSESLSRELAEPALQEGYRQQLCADLQKRLQEDPSFSPQRFPNAARAFGDEA